One Paucidesulfovibrio longus DSM 6739 genomic window carries:
- the ahbA gene encoding siroheme decarboxylase subunit alpha — MDEFDRKILNIIQSEFPIAPRPYAVVGEQVGLSESETLERVNRLRDSGVIRRIGANFGSRQLGWRSTLCAAKVPEEKLDEFVAEVNRYDGVTHNYLRENELNVWFTYIGPDWEDVEATLAEISAKTGIKVLNLPADKMFKIKVDFNVED; from the coding sequence ATGGACGAATTTGACCGCAAAATCCTGAATATCATCCAATCGGAGTTCCCTATTGCCCCACGCCCCTACGCGGTGGTGGGCGAGCAGGTGGGTCTTTCCGAGTCCGAGACGCTGGAGCGGGTCAACCGCCTGCGCGACAGCGGCGTGATCCGGCGCATCGGCGCGAACTTCGGCTCCCGGCAGCTGGGCTGGCGCTCCACGCTCTGCGCGGCCAAGGTTCCGGAGGAGAAGCTGGACGAATTCGTGGCCGAAGTGAACCGGTACGACGGCGTCACGCACAACTACCTGCGCGAGAACGAGCTGAACGTCTGGTTCACCTACATCGGCCCGGACTGGGAGGATGTGGAGGCGACCCTGGCGGAGATCAGCGCCAAAACGGGCATCAAGGTGCTCAACCTTCCCGCGGACAAG
- the ahbD gene encoding heme b synthase → MSNPNQGHPGGHPGGHPAGSQPQAGHPGGMDGAHEHPGKKPVMKLEDGTPACRLIAWEVTRSCNLACKHCRAEAHPEPYEGELSTEEAKALIDTFPDVGNPIIIFTGGEPMMRHDVYELIAYAKAKGLRCVMAPNGTLITPETAQKMKQAGVERCSISIDAPEAAQHDEFRGEQGAFNASMRGIQHLKDVGIEFQINTTVTKNNLHLFKDIFQLCERIGASAWHIFLLVPTGRAVELGTEIISAQEYEDVLNWFYDFQKTTDMLLKATCAPHYHRILRQRAKEEGIPVTFENFGLDAVSRGCLGGVGFCFISHTGQVQPCGYLELDCGNVRETPFPAIWRKSKQFLNLRNPEVYQGKCGHCEYERVCGGCRARAQTMRGHYLEEEPLCSYQPKKKAKA, encoded by the coding sequence ATGAGCAATCCCAATCAAGGACACCCCGGCGGACACCCCGGCGGGCATCCGGCGGGCTCCCAGCCCCAGGCCGGACATCCCGGCGGCATGGACGGCGCGCACGAGCATCCCGGCAAGAAGCCCGTCATGAAGCTGGAGGACGGCACCCCGGCCTGCCGCCTGATCGCCTGGGAAGTGACCCGCTCCTGCAACCTCGCCTGCAAGCACTGCCGGGCCGAGGCGCACCCCGAACCCTACGAGGGCGAGCTTTCCACCGAGGAAGCCAAAGCCCTCATCGACACCTTCCCGGACGTGGGCAACCCGATCATCATCTTCACGGGCGGCGAGCCCATGATGCGACACGATGTGTACGAGCTGATCGCCTATGCCAAGGCCAAGGGCCTGCGCTGCGTCATGGCCCCCAACGGCACGCTGATCACGCCCGAGACCGCGCAGAAGATGAAGCAAGCGGGCGTGGAACGCTGCTCCATCTCCATCGACGCGCCCGAAGCCGCACAGCACGATGAATTTCGCGGCGAGCAGGGCGCGTTCAACGCCTCCATGCGCGGCATCCAGCATCTCAAGGACGTGGGCATCGAATTCCAGATCAACACCACGGTGACCAAGAACAACCTGCATCTCTTCAAGGACATCTTCCAGCTCTGCGAACGCATCGGCGCGTCCGCCTGGCACATCTTCCTGCTCGTGCCCACGGGCCGCGCCGTGGAACTGGGCACGGAGATCATCTCCGCCCAGGAATACGAGGACGTGCTCAACTGGTTCTACGACTTCCAGAAGACCACCGACATGCTGCTCAAGGCCACCTGCGCCCCGCACTACCACCGCATCCTGCGCCAGCGGGCCAAGGAGGAAGGCATTCCCGTGACCTTCGAGAACTTCGGCCTGGACGCGGTTTCGCGCGGCTGCCTCGGCGGCGTGGGCTTCTGCTTCATCTCCCATACCGGACAGGTCCAGCCCTGCGGCTACCTGGAACTGGACTGCGGCAATGTGCGCGAGACGCCCTTCCCGGCAATCTGGCGCAAGTCCAAGCAGTTCCTGAATCTGCGCAACCCCGAAGTCTACCAGGGCAAATGCGGCCACTGCGAATACGAACGCGTCTGCGGCGGCTGCCGCGCCCGCGCCCAGACCATGCGCGGGCATTACCTGGAAGAAGAGCCCTTGTGCTCGTATCAGCCGAAGAAAAAGGCGAAGGCGTAA
- the hemB gene encoding porphobilinogen synthase: MSEFHRGRRLRRSATLREMVRETEIRPQDLMMLYFVAETDDKDFRKPIGSMPGQFQLSLKQLEKQVGEAVASGLRSLMLFGIPAHKDEKASGAYDDNGIVQRAIRMIKDKWPQLLVCPDVCLCEYTSHGHCGIVKDGDVLNDPTLDLLARTALSYAEAGADMVAPSDMMDGRVQAIRDILDAGGHANLPIMSYAVKYSSAFYGPFREAAESAPKFGDRKTYQMDPANSREAMREAAADAFEGADILMVKPALAYLDIIRQVRDSFDMPIAAYQVSGEYSMIKAAAQNGWIDEQAVVMESLTSIKRAGADLILSYFTEDVLKTL, from the coding sequence ATGTCCGAATTTCACCGTGGCCGCAGACTGCGCCGCAGCGCGACCCTCCGCGAGATGGTCCGCGAGACGGAGATCCGTCCCCAGGATCTGATGATGCTCTACTTCGTCGCCGAGACGGACGACAAGGACTTCCGCAAACCCATCGGGTCCATGCCCGGGCAGTTCCAGCTCAGCCTGAAGCAGCTCGAAAAGCAGGTGGGCGAGGCAGTGGCCTCCGGCCTGCGCAGCCTGATGCTCTTCGGCATTCCCGCGCACAAGGACGAAAAGGCCAGCGGCGCTTACGACGACAACGGCATCGTCCAGCGCGCCATCCGCATGATCAAGGACAAGTGGCCGCAGCTGCTCGTCTGCCCGGACGTCTGCCTCTGCGAATACACCTCCCACGGCCATTGCGGCATCGTGAAGGACGGGGACGTGCTCAACGACCCGACCCTGGATCTCCTGGCCCGCACGGCCCTCTCCTACGCCGAGGCGGGCGCGGACATGGTCGCCCCCTCCGACATGATGGACGGACGGGTGCAGGCCATCCGGGACATCCTGGACGCAGGCGGCCACGCGAACCTGCCGATCATGTCCTACGCGGTGAAGTATTCCTCCGCGTTCTACGGCCCCTTCCGCGAGGCCGCGGAGAGCGCCCCCAAGTTCGGCGACCGCAAGACCTACCAGATGGACCCGGCCAACAGCCGCGAGGCCATGCGCGAAGCCGCGGCCGACGCCTTCGAGGGCGCGGACATCCTCATGGTCAAGCCCGCCCTGGCCTACCTGGACATCATCCGCCAGGTCCGCGACTCCTTCGACATGCCCATCGCGGCCTATCAGGTCTCCGGCGAATACAGCATGATCAAGGCCGCCGCCCAGAACGGCTGGATCGACGAACAGGCGGTGGTCATGGAGTCCCTCACCTCCATCAAGCGGGCCGGAGCCGATCTGATCCTGAGCTACTTCACGGAAGATGTTTTAAAAACGCTGTAA
- the ahbC gene encoding 12,18-didecarboxysiroheme deacetylase: MIGISKLYCGSVEPSDALRYGRESGKLPSHLLQFSKDKKPVVVWNMTQRCNLKCVHCYAHAVDPSAHEDPISTAKAKEMIDDLAAYGAPVILFSGGEPLVREDLTELAMYATGKGMRAVISTNGTLITKKKAKELKEVGLSYVGISLDGAEEVHDKFRGVKGAYKKALEGVANCQAEGLKVGLRFTINKRNAMEIPHLFDLIEQRDIPRICFYHLVYSGRGSELIKEDLDHAETRQVVDLIMDRTKALYDKGLPKEVLTVDNHADGPYLYYRMLREDPKRAAEVLELLQWNEGNSTGRGIGCISWDGSVHADQFMRHHTFGNVLERPFSQIWDDPEIELLHKMKDKRPHVKGRCADCRFLHICGGNFRARAEAYYGDFWAQDPACYLTDEEISGEPVGVKD; the protein is encoded by the coding sequence ATGATCGGCATTTCGAAACTCTACTGCGGCTCGGTGGAGCCTTCCGACGCCCTGCGTTATGGGCGCGAGTCGGGCAAGCTGCCCTCCCACCTGTTGCAGTTCTCCAAGGACAAAAAGCCCGTGGTGGTCTGGAACATGACCCAGCGGTGCAACCTCAAATGCGTGCACTGTTATGCGCACGCCGTGGACCCCAGCGCCCACGAGGATCCCATTTCCACGGCCAAGGCCAAGGAGATGATCGACGACCTGGCCGCCTACGGCGCGCCCGTGATCCTCTTCTCCGGCGGCGAACCCCTGGTGCGCGAAGACCTCACCGAGCTGGCCATGTACGCGACCGGCAAGGGCATGCGCGCGGTCATCTCCACCAACGGCACCCTGATCACCAAGAAGAAGGCCAAGGAACTCAAGGAAGTCGGCCTGTCCTACGTGGGCATCTCCCTGGACGGGGCCGAAGAGGTCCACGACAAGTTCCGCGGCGTCAAGGGCGCGTACAAGAAAGCGCTCGAAGGCGTGGCCAACTGCCAGGCCGAGGGGCTCAAGGTCGGCCTGCGCTTCACCATCAACAAGCGCAACGCCATGGAGATTCCGCATCTCTTCGACCTCATCGAGCAGCGCGACATCCCCCGCATCTGCTTCTACCATCTGGTCTACTCCGGGCGCGGCTCCGAGCTGATCAAGGAAGACCTCGACCATGCGGAAACCCGCCAGGTCGTGGACCTGATCATGGACCGCACCAAGGCCCTCTACGACAAGGGCCTGCCCAAGGAAGTGCTCACCGTGGACAACCACGCGGACGGGCCCTACCTCTACTACCGCATGCTCCGCGAGGATCCCAAGCGCGCCGCCGAGGTGCTGGAGCTGCTCCAGTGGAACGAAGGAAACTCCACGGGACGCGGCATCGGCTGCATCTCCTGGGACGGTTCCGTGCATGCGGACCAGTTCATGCGCCACCACACCTTCGGCAACGTGCTCGAACGCCCCTTCTCCCAGATCTGGGACGATCCTGAAATCGAGCTGCTGCACAAGATGAAGGACAAGCGTCCCCACGTGAAGGGCCGCTGCGCCGACTGCCGCTTCCTGCACATCTGCGGCGGCAACTTCCGCGCCCGCGCCGAAGCCTATTACGGCGACTTCTGGGCCCAGGATCCCGCCTGCTACCTCACCGACGAGGAGATCAGCGGCGAGCCCGTGGGCGTCAAGGACTGA
- a CDS encoding OmpA family protein — translation MKHPSRRPGRAPVLLPVLLLCALLGACNYVQPSLTQQTQIVTDAAVDRSNLHVYVRPVERLHSPVKALMFPMWIRETIPARIELGRSLARVFQDAWSEEPVFPTLVLPDELVYRGRESALAEARRRGADMLVLPSVPYLYAGGTVDDSALTIRCDIYEVASGNMLVSMEQTGRIEFERNKDWVLWMTRTRMPDSPLYSITRAIAADMAVPLRSWLPPVDPRRLGFASTADEIVDGLTASPDENANQTDQGASVRSMDLADELGATTGSVYIKVEFDVDKATIRPEYFANLDELGQALNSPKLKGRKVLIIGHTDSDASDQYNLELSKRRAAAVKSYLVQRHGIDPALLATDGRGESEPLVPNTTPANKQLNRRVEVRLAQ, via the coding sequence ATGAAGCACCCCAGTCGCCGCCCTGGCCGCGCCCCTGTCCTGCTCCCGGTCCTGCTGCTCTGCGCCCTGCTCGGAGCCTGCAACTACGTTCAGCCGTCCCTGACCCAGCAGACCCAGATCGTCACGGACGCCGCAGTGGACCGATCGAATCTGCATGTGTACGTCCGGCCCGTGGAACGGCTCCATTCCCCGGTCAAGGCGCTGATGTTCCCCATGTGGATCCGCGAAACCATCCCGGCGCGCATCGAGCTGGGTCGCAGCCTGGCCCGCGTGTTCCAGGACGCCTGGTCCGAGGAGCCGGTCTTCCCGACCCTGGTCCTGCCCGACGAGCTGGTCTACCGGGGCCGCGAATCCGCCCTGGCCGAGGCCCGGCGGCGCGGCGCGGACATGCTCGTGCTTCCCTCCGTGCCCTATCTCTACGCGGGCGGCACCGTGGACGATTCCGCCCTGACCATCCGCTGCGACATCTACGAGGTGGCCAGCGGAAACATGCTCGTGTCCATGGAACAGACGGGCCGCATCGAATTCGAGCGCAACAAGGACTGGGTGCTCTGGATGACGCGCACCCGCATGCCGGACTCGCCGCTCTATTCCATCACCCGCGCCATCGCCGCGGACATGGCCGTGCCCCTGCGTTCCTGGCTGCCGCCCGTGGACCCGCGCCGCCTCGGCTTCGCCTCCACCGCGGACGAAATCGTGGACGGACTCACGGCATCGCCGGACGAAAACGCGAACCAGACCGACCAGGGCGCGTCCGTCCGCAGCATGGACCTGGCCGACGAGCTGGGAGCGACGACGGGCAGCGTCTACATCAAGGTCGAGTTCGACGTGGACAAGGCCACCATCCGTCCGGAATATTTCGCCAACCTGGACGAGCTTGGCCAGGCGCTGAATTCGCCGAAACTCAAGGGCCGCAAGGTTCTGATCATCGGGCACACCGATTCGGACGCCTCGGATCAGTACAACCTGGAACTTTCCAAACGGCGCGCCGCCGCGGTGAAGAGCTATCTCGTGCAGCGGCACGGCATCGACCCGGCCCTGCTGGCCACGGACGGGCGCGGCGAATCCGAGCCGCTGGTGCCGAACACCACGCCGGCGAACAAGCAGCTCAACCGCCGGGTGGAGGTGCGCCTCGCGCAATGA
- a CDS encoding zinc-ribbon domain-containing protein has protein sequence MKQTPAPSGATMSMQINCPHCGFSREIPDEKIPERSEMATCPKCGEKFRFRSLDADDFQLSEAEKPQEQAQEQPQRFYGPDGHLHDRPASGPVPLHEVKAGIPDLLPPFEDLEHYGFFPGMAQTIKRAMLSPRLFFEVMPLKGLARPLVFALLLFEFYLILSLFWNFAGLPALSKLAPGMTMLDTDVGAGQADPLFLFGVLPMMFVVNLFLSTGVLHGVLVLLRAAPRGFEATFRATAYSYAPLILSVLPYGYLVGWLWSLPISIIGCAAIHRTQPWRVVLAVALVAGVVGMLYFTTLQMPHPGAAQ, from the coding sequence ATGAAACAGACGCCCGCTCCGAGCGGCGCAACCATGAGCATGCAGATCAATTGCCCCCATTGCGGATTCAGCCGGGAAATACCGGACGAAAAGATCCCCGAACGCAGCGAAATGGCCACCTGCCCGAAATGCGGCGAGAAATTCCGTTTCCGCAGCCTCGACGCGGACGATTTCCAGCTTTCGGAAGCTGAAAAGCCCCAGGAGCAGGCTCAGGAACAGCCGCAACGCTTCTACGGACCGGACGGGCATCTGCATGACCGCCCCGCGTCCGGACCTGTTCCCCTGCACGAAGTCAAAGCGGGAATCCCGGATCTGCTGCCGCCCTTCGAAGACCTGGAGCACTACGGATTCTTCCCCGGCATGGCGCAGACCATCAAAAGAGCCATGCTCTCGCCCCGGCTGTTCTTCGAGGTCATGCCCCTAAAAGGACTGGCGCGGCCTCTGGTCTTTGCGCTGCTGCTCTTCGAATTCTACCTGATCCTGAGCCTGTTCTGGAATTTCGCCGGACTGCCCGCCCTTTCCAAGCTGGCGCCGGGCATGACCATGCTCGACACCGACGTGGGCGCGGGTCAGGCCGACCCGCTCTTCCTGTTCGGGGTCTTGCCGATGATGTTCGTGGTCAACCTCTTCCTCAGCACCGGAGTGCTCCACGGCGTGCTCGTGCTGCTGCGCGCCGCGCCGCGCGGCTTTGAGGCCACCTTCCGGGCTACGGCATACTCCTACGCCCCCCTGATTCTCAGCGTGCTGCCCTACGGCTACCTCGTGGGCTGGCTCTGGAGCCTGCCCATCTCCATCATCGGCTGCGCGGCCATCCACCGGACCCAGCCCTGGCGCGTGGTCCTGGCCGTGGCCCTGGTGGCCGGGGTCGTGGGCATGCTCTACTTCACCACCTTGCAGATGCCCCATCCCGGAGCGGCGCAGTGA
- a CDS encoding glycosyltransferase family protein: MSPEKHSEKHLFAAYTDEILSFAWQDSPQSEAPPAPPASEELEQAAERFLRLLEKSRKRHLVLLGLGSGKLVEILSQSLPAEAALTVCELSPERARGVLEAGNAGWRTPDGPVQLLADSSPWAIVHLLAQGNALPADALIQLNPELRPDEREVCQSLQRTLTLAKPHAAINGTPFGHFAVQAPSLSAACVLHPDEPRLEEFFAQFPDWVEELIVIWDADTVPQKPISAACPVRQFARPLNGDFAAQRNRMLAECSAEWVLFLDGDERFSEDHWTLLPGLFPVRGVQAWFFPRLTFTPDAEHCRAGYGLWPDQQLRLFRNQPGLRFENPVHERLTGISGRTGLVLDAPILHYSHLHKKPEALREKLALFDKASGGKLRHRLNEEFPNLPLSRFRRANLLCNELQVLLLPQFPA; encoded by the coding sequence GTGAGCCCTGAAAAGCACTCCGAAAAGCACCTCTTCGCCGCCTACACCGACGAGATCCTCTCCTTCGCCTGGCAGGACTCCCCGCAATCCGAAGCCCCGCCCGCGCCCCCCGCGTCCGAGGAGCTGGAACAGGCCGCCGAACGCTTTTTGCGGCTCCTGGAGAAAAGCCGCAAGCGGCATTTGGTGCTCCTGGGGCTCGGCTCTGGAAAGCTGGTCGAAATTCTTTCCCAATCCCTGCCCGCGGAAGCCGCGCTCACGGTTTGCGAGCTTTCCCCGGAACGCGCGCGCGGCGTGCTCGAAGCGGGCAACGCGGGCTGGCGCACTCCGGACGGCCCGGTCCAGCTCCTGGCCGACTCCTCGCCCTGGGCCATCGTCCATCTGCTGGCGCAGGGAAACGCCCTGCCTGCGGACGCGCTCATCCAGCTGAACCCGGAACTTCGGCCGGACGAACGGGAGGTCTGCCAGTCCCTGCAACGCACCCTGACCCTGGCCAAGCCCCACGCAGCCATCAACGGCACCCCCTTCGGCCATTTCGCCGTCCAGGCTCCGTCCCTTTCCGCAGCCTGCGTCCTGCATCCGGACGAGCCGCGTCTGGAGGAATTCTTCGCCCAATTCCCGGATTGGGTCGAGGAACTGATCGTGATCTGGGACGCGGATACTGTTCCCCAGAAGCCGATCAGCGCGGCCTGCCCGGTGCGCCAGTTCGCCCGGCCGCTGAACGGAGATTTCGCCGCCCAGCGCAACCGCATGCTCGCGGAGTGCTCCGCCGAATGGGTGCTCTTTCTGGATGGAGACGAACGGTTCTCCGAGGACCACTGGACGCTCCTGCCCGGCCTCTTTCCTGTGCGCGGAGTCCAGGCTTGGTTCTTCCCGCGCCTGACCTTCACCCCGGACGCCGAGCATTGCCGCGCGGGCTACGGCCTCTGGCCCGACCAGCAGCTTCGGCTCTTCCGCAACCAGCCGGGACTGCGTTTCGAAAACCCGGTGCATGAGCGCCTGACCGGGATTTCCGGACGCACGGGCCTCGTGCTCGACGCGCCCATCCTGCATTATTCCCACCTGCACAAAAAGCCGGAAGCCCTGCGCGAAAAGCTGGCGCTTTTCGACAAGGCCTCCGGGGGCAAGCTGCGGCACAGGCTCAACGAGGAGTTCCCCAACCTGCCTCTGTCGCGGTTCCGACGGGCCAACCTGCTCTGCAACGAGCTTCAAGTGCTGCTGTTGCCGCAGTTCCCGGCCTGA
- a CDS encoding glycosyltransferase family 4 protein, with translation MSEPIRVLHIAKSLGLGGTEKVMQLFATHLSRRWEAVVYSPRDGERGEMLRAAGVATHIQPDLFQVLQRVRPRLVHVHRAGWPEPELMRPLRNYGAPVVETNVFGRFDPSPSGRAVTRHLFVSHFCARRFAALHGVPVEPPAYGVLYNPVDTDFFAQALPAGPDFAQALPAGPDFAQALPAGPDFSRPVVGRVSRADKGKWSPLALDFLPHALRAAPNLEYRIIGGIPEAEAWVDRNGLSGRVRFLPPVRTDAELAAFYGGCSVLAHANDTGESFGLVIAEAMACGLPVVTHPCPPPRDNAQVELVDNEVTGFVAENAEEYGLAVARLLGDPALARRMGEAGRQKAARLYRAQTVTLQLEAIYDEILANQAKGKTP, from the coding sequence ATGTCCGAACCGATCCGCGTTCTGCACATCGCCAAGTCCCTCGGCCTCGGCGGCACGGAAAAGGTGATGCAGCTCTTCGCCACCCACCTGAGCCGCCGCTGGGAAGCCGTCGTCTACAGCCCGCGCGACGGCGAGCGCGGGGAGATGCTTCGCGCCGCGGGCGTTGCCACGCACATCCAGCCCGATTTGTTCCAGGTGCTTCAGCGGGTCCGGCCGCGCCTCGTGCACGTGCACCGCGCGGGCTGGCCCGAACCGGAACTCATGCGGCCGCTGCGCAATTACGGCGCTCCCGTGGTGGAGACCAACGTTTTCGGCCGCTTCGATCCCAGCCCGTCCGGCCGCGCCGTGACCCGCCACCTCTTCGTCTCCCACTTCTGCGCAAGACGCTTCGCGGCATTGCACGGCGTCCCGGTCGAACCGCCCGCCTACGGCGTGCTCTACAATCCCGTGGACACCGACTTTTTCGCGCAGGCCCTGCCCGCCGGGCCGGATTTCGCGCAGGCCCTGCCCGCCGGGCCGGATTTCGCGCAGGCCCTGCCCGCCGGGCCGGATTTCTCGCGGCCCGTGGTCGGCCGCGTCTCGCGCGCGGACAAGGGCAAGTGGTCCCCCCTGGCGCTGGATTTTCTGCCCCACGCCCTGCGCGCCGCGCCGAACCTCGAATACCGGATCATCGGCGGCATTCCCGAAGCCGAAGCCTGGGTGGACCGGAACGGCCTTTCCGGACGCGTCCGCTTTCTGCCGCCCGTGCGCACGGACGCGGAGCTGGCCGCATTTTACGGCGGCTGCTCGGTCCTGGCCCACGCCAACGACACGGGAGAGTCCTTCGGGCTGGTCATCGCCGAGGCCATGGCCTGCGGCCTGCCCGTGGTCACGCACCCCTGCCCGCCCCCGCGCGACAACGCCCAAGTCGAACTCGTGGACAACGAGGTGACCGGATTCGTGGCGGAAAACGCCGAGGAATACGGACTGGCCGTGGCCAGGCTGCTCGGCGATCCGGCGCTGGCCCGGCGCATGGGCGAGGCCGGACGCCAAAAGGCCGCCCGGCTCTACCGCGCGCAAACCGTGACCCTGCAACTGGAAGCCATCTACGACGAAATTCTCGCGAACCAAGCCAAAGGAAAGACCCCGTGA
- the fliS gene encoding flagellar export chaperone FliS: MSKAAHAYLATQVTTTSQGQLLVMLYDAAIKFLKQAKERIEAKDYAKKGILISRAMDIISELANSLNRDKGGKLADNLDSLYMFCNIRLAKANLKMDVRMIDEVLNILTNIRSAYAQIVPEAEKRANGQAMAGLNRMAAMGAAAAAQQQNAEATQQPAQPQAQPPRPETGKAQAQPDAAKPPADKSPADKPQAAPPKPAQPQQPQKEQQPAQTSLSKSVNLLRQRAASAYNNSL, encoded by the coding sequence ATGAGCAAGGCCGCACACGCCTACCTCGCGACCCAGGTGACCACCACCTCCCAGGGACAACTGCTGGTCATGCTTTACGACGCGGCCATCAAGTTTCTCAAGCAGGCCAAGGAACGCATCGAGGCCAAGGACTACGCCAAGAAGGGCATCCTGATCTCGCGCGCCATGGACATCATCAGCGAGCTGGCCAACAGCCTGAACCGCGACAAGGGCGGCAAGCTGGCGGACAACCTGGACTCGCTGTACATGTTCTGCAACATCCGGCTGGCCAAGGCCAACCTGAAGATGGACGTGCGCATGATCGACGAGGTGCTGAACATCCTGACCAACATCCGCTCCGCCTACGCCCAGATCGTGCCGGAAGCGGAAAAGCGCGCCAACGGACAGGCCATGGCCGGTCTGAACCGCATGGCCGCCATGGGAGCGGCCGCAGCGGCGCAGCAGCAGAATGCCGAAGCGACGCAGCAGCCCGCGCAGCCCCAGGCGCAACCGCCCCGGCCCGAAACCGGAAAGGCGCAGGCGCAGCCGGACGCGGCCAAGCCCCCGGCGGACAAGTCCCCGGCGGACAAGCCCCAGGCGGCCCCGCCGAAACCGGCCCAGCCGCAGCAGCCGCAAAAGGAACAGCAACCGGCCCAGACCTCGCTCTCCAAGTCGGTGAACCTGCTTCGGCAGCGGGCAGCTTCCGCCTACAACAATTCGCTCTAA